From Bdellovibrio sp. KM01:
GTAGATAACGCCTTTTTGTGCTTTTTCCACGTCGTAGTCAGAAGATTGAAGAAGGTTTAGGACAACGTTTTCAACGTCTTCACCCACGTAACCCGCTTCAGTCAATGTCGTCGCATCCGCCATAGCGAATGGAACGTTAAGGATTTTTGCAATTGTTTGCGCCAACAATGTCTTACCGGAACCCGTTGGACCGATCAAAAGGATGTTGGATTTTTGCATTTCAACTTCTGCAGATTTTTTACCACCAGACATCGCGTTGACACGCTTGTAGTGATTGTGAACTGCTACTGCCAAAGTTTTCTTGGCTTGAGTTTGGCCAATGACGTAATCATCAAGGTAAGTTTTGATATCAGCTGGTTTAGGGACTTTGAAAGTGCCCTTAACTGCTGTCTCTTTCTCTTTTTCCTCGTCGATGATGTCATTACAAAGGTCAATACACTCGTCGCAGATATACACGCCAGGACCAGCAATAAGTTTTTTAACTTCTTTTTGGCCTTTACCGCAGAAACTACATCTCAATGTGCCGTTGGTGTCTTTAGTCGTCATCGCTGATTACCCTTTTTTCGCCTTACGAGATTCTACTACGTGGTCAAGCAAACCGAACTCTTTAGCCTGGTAAGGGTCCATGAAGTTGTCCCTTTCCATTTGTGCTCTCAAGAATTCATAATCACGGCCCGTGTGAGTTTCATAAATTCGAGTCAATTTTTCTTTGGTTTTCAAAAGCTCTTTAGCATGGATTTCGATATCCGTAACCTGACCAGACAAGCCACCACCAGAAAGAAGTGGTTGATGGATCATGATACGAGTATTGGGAAGGCTATAACGCATACCTTTAGTTCCCGCTGTCAAAAGCAAAGAACCCATGGATGCTGCCATACCCATGCAATATGTCGCCACATCGCACTTCACAAACTGCATCATGTCGTAAATCGCCATCCCGGCAGACACGCTGCCCCCTGGGGAGTTGATATACAAGTGAATTGGTTTCTCTGGATTATCAGATTCCAGGAATAGGAATTGCGCGATAAGAGCATTAGCTACTTCATCCGTAACCGCTGTACCAAGGATGATAATACGGTCCTTAAGAAGGCGGGAGTAAATATCGTATGATCTTTCGCCTTTGGAAGTTTGCTCGATGACGTAAGGAATTAGTGCCACTGGTGTCTCCTAATAGTTGTCTGTACCCTTCGGCCGTGCCGAAGTAGCTGAGGTCTTATGCTGTGCTACCTATCGGAATACTCCAGCAAGACTTTATGAAAAAGCCTTTGACCCCCCGGAGTGCTATGTTACATCTAACAAAGCCCGAATTACACAATCATTTTAAGAGGTTTACTATGGCTTTTAACTTACTGAACAAAGATATTGATACTTTGACTTGCCCGGCTTTGGTCGTGTTTTCAAAGTCTTCTTCACAAAAAGACAAGCTTGCAAAAGTGACTCATAATGAGCTGAACAAACAGCTTGTCGATTCAATCAATGAAAAAACGATTACTGGGAAACATCAGGAAGCGATTACTTTCCGTGAATTCAATATCTCTGGCTACCGTCATCTTATTGTTGTCGGTCTTGGTAAAGAAAACGAAATCACTCACGAGTCTGTTCGCCAATCCGTAGCTTCTGCACTTGAAGCGATCAAAGCTTTGAACGTGAAAGAAGCGGCTTTGCATTTTGACGGCATCACTGCTGGTAAAAAAGACGCAGCTGATTTCGCAAAAGCTGTTGCTGAAGGCTTGGTTCTGACTTCTTACGTATTCGACGAATTGAAATCTTCAACTAAAGCTAAAAAAGCTGAAGATGAACTGAACGTTCACGTTGTTACTAAATTGGCGTCTGACAAAGCTGTTAAAGCGGCTTTCAACGAAGGCGCAGTTTTGGGTAACGTGGTTAACTTCTCTCGTCGCCTTGGTGATATGCCAGGCAACTTGATGACGCCAACAATCCTTGCTGACTCTGCAGTGGCAGCAGCTAAAGGTATCGCGAACTTGAAAGTAACAGTTTGGGATAAAGCTCGTATTAAAAAAGAAAAAATGGGCGGCCTCTTGGGTGTTGCTGCTGGTTCTGATCAAGAGCCTCGCTTCATCATCATGGAATACAAAGGTGCTGCTGCTTCTAAAAAACCAGTTTGCTTCGTAGGTAAAGGTCTTACTTTTGACTGCGGTGGTATCTCTATTAAGCCAGGCGCAGGCATGGAAGAAATGAAATACGACATGTGCGGTGGTGCAAACGTCATCGGTACTTTGCTGGCAATCGCTCAATTGAAATTGAAAGTAAACGCAGTTGGTTTGGTAGCTTCTACTGAAAACTTGATCAACGGTTCTGCAACTAAGCCAGGTGATGTTCACACAGCTCGTAACGGTAAAACGTTCGAAGTGAACAACACAGATGCTGAAGGTCGTTTGATCCTTGCAGACGCTTTGTCTTACGCAACTGAGTTGGCTCCACAAGTTATCTGTGATGCTGCAACTTTGACTGGTGCGATGGTTATCGCTTTGGGTAACACACACACTGGTTACTTCACTCGTAACTCTGCTTTGAAAACTAAAATTGAAAAAGCAGCCGTTCAATCTGGTGAGTGGGTTTGGAACATGCCTCTGACAGATTACCACGTGAAAGACATGAAAGGCGTTTACGCTGATCTTTCTAACATCTCTTCTGGCAAAGGTGCTGGCTCTGCAACTGCGGCTGCATTCCTTGAGCAATTTGTTGGCGAAGGTATCCCTTGGGCTCACTTCGACATTGCGGGTACTGGTTGGGCTGTTGGAAATCGTCTTCCATACGCTCCTAAAAAAGGTGCCTCTGGCGCGATGATCCGCACATTCGTTGAAGTTGCTAAACAATACGTTTAGTTCTTTCTGACTAGAATGAATCCGAAGGCCTTGGGGAGACCCGAGGCCTTTTGTTTTTTGTCATCTGGCCTTCGACTTTTGTGGCGGCAAAACCATAATATTCGTATGAAAAGTCGCTTCTATTTTGCCATTCTATTCTTGGCATTTTTAATGTGTTCGTGTGCGACTTTGCCAAAAGACGTGCAGCGCAGTCCCAGCAGCACTTTAGATCCCGATCCAACCACAACTCTTTCAAAACGCGTAAAAGAAAAACTTCAAGGCCAGCACAATCTCTCCGGCTTTCATCCCCTATTCTCCGGTGAAGATGCCTTTGTTGCCAGAATAGCATCCATACGCGCCGCGGAGCGGTCGTTGGATATGCAGTACTACATCTGGAATAACGATCTTACCGGAAACATCATGACTGCTGAAACTATGAAGGCAGCCGATCGGGGCGTGCGCGTGCGCATCCTGCTGGATGATTTGAATCTTGGCCAGTACGAGAAAGCCTTACGGATCATGTCCTCGCATCCCAATATACAAGTGCGCATGGTAAACCCATTCGCCAATCGCAGCTTTCAGATTTTCGATATCACTCGTTTAAGTGAGGTGAATCGCCGGATGCACAATAAAGTTTTTATTGCCGACAGCGAAGTCGCGATCGTGGGTGGTCGCAATATCGGGAACGAATACTTTTGGGCAAGTGACGGAATTAACTTCGGGGATCTTGATTTGTGGGCAATTGGGCCCGTCGTATCAGGACTGTCCAAGGAATTCGATGCCTATTGGAACAGCGAAATTTCCTATCCGATTTCTTCGCTGACAGCCTCTCAGACTGTCAGCGACGGCGATCTAAAAGAGTTTCGGGAAAAACTAAACGATGCCTACGAAAAAGCTTTAGACACCCCTTATACCAAGGGCCTTCGCAACGACAAACTGCTTGCGGATTTTGCCGCTGGAAATATTGAAAAATATTGGGGTGACGCCCATGTGCTATACGACTCCCCTGCAAAATTTAAAGAAGAGCCCAAAGATCAGGTGGACAATCTTCAATCACAACTTCAACCCTATATGAACGGCGCCAAAGAGGAAATCATGATGATCTCTCCTTACTTTGTCCCCGGCGATCAGGGCGTAAATAAACTTTCTGAAAAAGTTAAAAAGGGGGTCCACGTCACCGTACTTACAAACTCACTGGCATCAAGTGATGTTAGCAGTGTCTTTGCCGGTTATAAGGGATATCGAAAAGATTTGATTCGAAGCGGAGTAGAACTTTATGAACTGCGCCCTCGCTTTCACAAAGATCTGGTAAAACAAAAAAAATCCCTGGGTTCAAGCGGCTCTCATGCCGGTCTTCACGGAAAAACTTTGGTGTTTGATCGAAAGTATATTTTCGTGGGGTCGATGAACTTGGATCCCCGCTCGGTGCATATAAATACAGAAATGGGAGTGGTTGTTGAAAGTGCCGAAATGGCAGGTAAGTTTTCCGCTCGATTTAAAGAAAATCTCCCTGAAATTGCGTATGAACTTAGTTTAGATATCGATGGCGATCTGCAATGGACCACGTTCGATGACGGACAAAAAAATACCTTCACTTCTGAACCAGAATCCAGCTGGTGGCAAAGAGTGAAGGCATCATTTATGTCGCTTTTTATTCCTGAAAGTTATCTTTAGAACGTCACTACAATCGGATGACCCAAGTAACGAGCCACTTCATTGCTTTGGATAACCAAGTCAGAGTTATTCAGGTTCTTCATGCGAACTGATTTTAGCAACCAAGTTTTCGGCCAGTGATCTGGAAGATTTGCAAAACGAACAACGGTGCCGGCACCTTCGTTGAATTGGAATTCCCCATCTGCTGGTCTTTCTCCTAAAATTTTTGCGATTGGTAGCCAAAGAGGATTAATTTTCGCCATGTCTTTTGAATATTCACAGGTGCCTTCAACTTCCATTGATGGTTTATCACCAGAAACGGAAACGCCTTCTGCTTCGAATACCAGACTTACTTTAGAGAATTCCTGGCAAGCAAGTTTTCTTTGGCCGTTTTGATCAACGAAAACAAAATGACCTAAGGAAAAGCCAGAACCCTCTGGAGTTTTCTTTAGTTCAAAGCCCGTTACTAAACGTTGCTTTACGGCATCTTGAAGTTTGTCGCCAGAAAGATGAGAAAAATCAAAGCCGGTTCTTACTGCGGCTGGATCACGATCGATGTAAGTACTTGCGGTGTTATAGTGAACAACAGAATAGCCCACGCCAAAGCAAACAAATAAAAGCCCGAAGACTCCCACAAATTTCTGCATATAGTTTTCCTCTTATATGCAGAATAGCATGGGCTTTCGCGGAACTCGCTGTTTCTGTAGGCAGTCCGGCCTATCGTCTAGGGCCCTAGTACGAAATGATCAAACTTTGCACGGGAACGGTCTGGCTCCCAATCTGCATATAGCGCACTTGCGGGTCCAGAGTCATTTGCGGTACGGGAGCGTTTTTGCGTGAACGGTAAGCGGCTTGTATAACTTGAACTTCGCGGCCCTTGGATTGAAGGCTTAAGTTTACTTGGCTCGTATCTTTAGCATTCACCGCAAAGTTAATCACACCTTTATTGGAAACTGCCGATGCGACCTTCTGGCCATTCAAATATATCCCAACAGTATCACCATCACCAGCCGTGGTAAGGGCACTAATATAGCGACCACCTGTATAGTCCGTCGGATTAGAAGAAAACCCTTCGGCCGTGGATTGCCCGACATCGATGATAGTAAGGGAAACGGCGATAGAGCCCGAAGTAGAAGCCGCGCTGGCATTTGAAGAGGCCACTAAAAGTGCCAATACTGACAAACTTACAGTCCAAAACTGCTTAGAGATATTCATCGGGGCTCCTTATCTGGATTTGCAATCGCAGACTTAGGAGCAATAGGTGTTCCCGACTCAGATGTGTTTATTTGAAGTTAGATGGAACATCCCCTGTCTAAAGCTATGACAGGGGACAAAAACGGGAGTTTTACTTATAGCCTTTGAATTCAGCCTTTAGTTCGCGGGCTTCATGGGCAATAGCCAAAAGGCCCAATTTCGCAGTCCAACCATAGACGTTTTCTTGCGGGCAACCTGGCGTATTGATCGCCAAATCAGAGACACAAAGACGCTTATAAACTGCACCGGGGCTGTTTAAACTTTCCGTAGAACTTTTCTCGGAGTGAGTTCTTAAAAAACCACCCGCCAATTCAGAGCCGATCATGTAAATTACGGGCTCTGCACTCGCACCGTCAGATTCAACGATCGAAGGAATGCCTTCTTGAATGATCACTTCCTCAACATCACGGCCGCCTTTGGCAGCTTTCATTTTTTTACGGGATTTATAGCTCCACTCTTTTACTTCTGCCCCAGAACCGACTCGAATAACTGCGAGTCCATAAGTACCCGCATTGTTTTTTACGAATACAAACGGCTCTTGAGTGATTCCGCGTTTTTGGTATTCTGTTTTCAGGTGCGCGAGCATGGCATCCACACGAGCAGCTAATGCGGCCCGACTGTTTTCATCACCAATATCAAAATGCTCGAACAATTCCGTTTCAACGGTCATCAGGAATGGATCGATTTTTGCGATCGCACTGAATTCTTCGACAAGCTGATTGTAGTATTTGAAGTATGTGCTTTTTTTACGTTGATACCAACCCAGCTCACGCGGCGGGTTCATCGGAAATTCAGTAACTGTCTTTGCCCACTCTTCATAAGCTTCAGAGAAATCGTTATTGCTGATAATCAAATCTGGCTTAAACTCTTTCATCAGGCTTCCGCTCATCAAAGCAGAATGAACAGTAATTTCATTTCCAGCAGAGCTGGTAATTTGCATGGGCTGTTCAAGTTCACGAGGAATCGCCACTTTCACTTCAATGCTGGAGGCTTCGATAAGTGATTTAATCGTGAAGACATTTTCCCAATAGAACGCGTTGTTCGTATGCTCTTCCGTAACCAGCAGGATTTTTTTAATTTTTTCGCCATAGTGCTCGATGATGTATTTGTTCATCAAACTAACGGAAGTCTCTTTATCCGTTGGGCAGATGTTGTTAAAGCCGGCCGGAAAAATATTCGCATCCACGTTTGAAATCTTGTAACCGGAGTCACGGATATCATAGCTGGAATAAATCGGATGTTGGAATTCATTGGACTTGGCTTTGAACCAAGAACAGATTTCCTGCATGTTGGCGAGTGTTTGTTTGTGAAGGGTAAGCTTCGCCATTAATTCTCCTTAAAATCTCAACTACAAATTTGGATCGACGCCTTCAGCAGCTTTTGGAGCTGCCTTTTTTTTAGGAAGCGATTGTATAGAAGAACTTTCTTCTCCCGGCAACAACGCATCCGCTTTTGTGCGACCTGATCTTTTGATGCTGTTAAGTTTCTTAGACTCCTCCGTCAGACCCATGGATTCATGGCCCTGATACAGAAGTCTCTCTGTTTTAGTACGTACTTCGTTCGTTAATGTGAAAAACTCAATCTGGTAACTGTTTTGAGTTTGTCCAGATACGGGTTTATATAATTCTGCACGATCAATCAATCCAATCAACGCCCCACCCAAGTGGGCCTGTTGACTCGGGTTTTGCTTTACCGCTTCAACCTGCAGATACAATTCACTGTATGTTGTTTTAAGTTGTTTGAGGGCCTTAGGAGACCAGCGGCTGTCATTCAACTCCATAGTTTTCAGCAGATAGACTTGGACAAACTTTTGCGAGGCCACGAAGGAATCAAAGTTTTCTGGCGAAAGCTGATTGGTTGTAACGCTGCCCATCTGGTAATAGGTTTTTGCGAGCCAATCTTTTTCAAGCTTACTTAAATCGGATTCAGCGCGAATTTTCGCAATGCCTTTTTCCGCCTCATTCAGATATTGAACAGCTTCTTTTTCACGACCCATGCGGCTGTATGCCGCCGCTAAACGCGCTGGAATTTCCGCATGCCCCACAGTTAACGGCAAAGTGTTGCGCAAACTTTGAGCATCCAAAAGATCTGCGACTGTTTTTTGATCATCACCTAAAGCTTCATCACAAAAAGACATGCGATATAAAGCCATCGCTGCGATATCGGGCTGAAGATTTCGCGTCTTTAAAACGACATCACGATAAATTGCCGCGGCCTCCACCCACTTGCCCTGACCTTCCAAGGCTTGGGCCTGACCAATACGGGATGCCTGGAAAAAGTTCGAACGCGGATACGTTTCTTGAAATGTTTGATACTGTTTTTGAGCTTGGACATAACTGCCTGCGGTCAGATTATCTTGGGCAGAATTTAGATCGCGTTCTTCGATCAAGCGCTGATTTTGCAAAGACTGATCGCCACGATTCATCTGAATAAAGCTGCAGCCCGCAAGAAACGAAAAACACAACAGGCTGATCACTTTTTTCATTTGGATTTCTCCTCCTCAGTAATGAGGGCGCTAATTTCTTCCAAGCCTGAAAGATCAGAAACATCTTTGACCAAATCAGGAATCCGCAGAACACGTGCTTCTATCGACATCTTTTTTTCAAATTGGCGATAGATCGCATCCCTATGATTGTAATAGGTCTTCATTTGCATGTACAAGTCCGCGAGCCCTTGCTCTGCTGTTCCACCTTCATAACCTACCCGGAGGTCCAGCCAGTGGGGAAACACACGGTTCAAAATTACTGTGTCCAGATTGTATCCACCCTTACGAATCTCGCGGGAAAAGTATTCGGCTTCTTTAAGCTTCGCCTGATCAAAACTTGTGACCAAAAAGAATTTGGTCGTCGGCGCGACCAACATGCGCTGAACTTCCGTTGTTCGCTGCAAAAGTTTACCCTGCCATTGCTCGATATTGATAAAGAAGTCACCCAATTCACGAATGAACTGCGAGCCCGTCAAAGTTTCTAAAACTTTTAATACCTGACGGGTTCCTGCTTGAATCAAATGACCCAAGATACCGGATTTTTTACCCTCGGGATCGCGGAACCATTTCGCCACGCCTTCACTAAATAGTGCCGAAAGCTTTTGAGGTGCTTTCAGGAAATCCAAAGCGTGCTTCGTCGGTGGAGTATCCAGAATAATCAAATCAAACTTGCCGGACTCATAGACCGAATAGAGTTTTTCCAACGAAGTGAATTCTTGGGAGCCACTAAGGTTTGTGGAAAGTTGTTTGTAAAGACTGTTGTCGAAAATGCGACGAACGGCTTCTGATTTTTGCGCGGCTCTTTCGACGAAATCATCAAAGGTTTTTTTGTGATCGATAACCGAAGCCCACAATTCTCCTTTGAAGTTTTGACCGGGAACTTTCGTCAAATCGTTAGTGCCTTCAATGCCCAAAGTTTGCGCCAAGCGCTTGGCCGGATCGATGGTCAGAACTAAAACTTTCAGACCCTGCTTAGCCGCCAGAACCCCAACCGAAGCGGCAACCGTGGTTTTACCCACTCCCCCACTGCCGACACAGACTAAGACTTTGGTGTTTTTTAAAAAGTCATGGCTCATGGAAGTTTCTCCACAGCTTTTTCAACAAGCGTCCACGGATTTGTTTCAAAAAATAAGGGGACTTTCAGAATTTTTTTAAATTTTGTTTTCGCTTGATCCATCATTTGCGACTGACGATCCAGTTGTTGTTCCAGATACTGTGCAAATAAACCCAAATCCGACGTCGTGAGTGATTCTGCATTTTGCAAAGAAGCACGCGGAATGTTCACGTCTAAAACTTTATTCATCACCAGTGTTGGCTCGACAGAAAATTCTTTCTGCAGCATTTCAGCAAGCTCGGTCGATTCCTTCAGCGGCAATTCTTCCGGAAGCGAAACAATGTGATATTTTGAAACTTCAGGGTCCGTCAGCACACGAATGATGCTGCGACTTTGCTCGCCCATGGGACCAATTTGTACAGCTTGCGCCATTCCCGCGGGCGCTTCCATCAAAGCCTTAAAATGTCCCGTTGCAAAAGCGTCGACCACGACACAATCAAAAGGCATCGGTGGACCATATTTACGGGGACCCGACGTGATTTTTCCCAGCATCGCAAGTTCAGGCAGTCCCGGAGCGATATTGATAAATGCCCTCATAACGGCATTATCAAAGAAAAGTTTGGCCAGGCTTTCCACTTTCACCAGGTATTGGGCGTACTCACGCAAGCAGCTTTCCCCGGTCCATAGCGCCAGGGAGAGATTCGGCTTTATTAACTGAGGATGAAAGGTGACATCTGCTAACTCAAAGAAATCCTTGAAGAAGCTTTGATCTCCAAGTTCTACCAGGAGGACTTTTTTCCCCTGACGGCTGAGTTTTAGTGCGAGAGCGGCAGCCACAACGGACTTCCCTACGCCCCCTTTTCCAGTCACAAAATGAATCTCTTGCTTCATAGATGCTTAAAGTGTCTCTGAGCTTGGAAATATAGGCATTACGCAAAGCATTATGGGGTGCCTTCAGAGAGGGCATAACCTAGTATCCGACGGTTTTAAACGCGTAGGAGTAATCGTATGAAATCAAACGTAGAAAAGGTGTCTAACCTTTCAAGAAAGATGAACATTGAAATCCCAGCTGCTGTTGTTGCAGCATCTTTCAACAAAATGTTCGCTAGCATTCAAAAAGACGTAGAAATCAAAGGCTTCCGTAAAGGTAAGGCTCCTTTGAACACAATCAAATCTATGTACGGCGATCGTGTAAAACAAGACGTTGTCCAAGACCTAGTTCAAAAACACTATGCGCAAGCATTGGAAGAGCACAAACTTGATCCTATCAGCTATCCAGAATTTG
This genomic window contains:
- a CDS encoding ATP-dependent Clp protease proteolytic subunit, which codes for MALIPYVIEQTSKGERSYDIYSRLLKDRIIILGTAVTDEVANALIAQFLFLESDNPEKPIHLYINSPGGSVSAGMAIYDMMQFVKCDVATYCMGMAASMGSLLLTAGTKGMRYSLPNTRIMIHQPLLSGGGLSGQVTDIEIHAKELLKTKEKLTRIYETHTGRDYEFLRAQMERDNFMDPYQAKEFGLLDHVVESRKAKKG
- a CDS encoding leucyl aminopeptidase, giving the protein MAFNLLNKDIDTLTCPALVVFSKSSSQKDKLAKVTHNELNKQLVDSINEKTITGKHQEAITFREFNISGYRHLIVVGLGKENEITHESVRQSVASALEAIKALNVKEAALHFDGITAGKKDAADFAKAVAEGLVLTSYVFDELKSSTKAKKAEDELNVHVVTKLASDKAVKAAFNEGAVLGNVVNFSRRLGDMPGNLMTPTILADSAVAAAKGIANLKVTVWDKARIKKEKMGGLLGVAAGSDQEPRFIIMEYKGAAASKKPVCFVGKGLTFDCGGISIKPGAGMEEMKYDMCGGANVIGTLLAIAQLKLKVNAVGLVASTENLINGSATKPGDVHTARNGKTFEVNNTDAEGRLILADALSYATELAPQVICDAATLTGAMVIALGNTHTGYFTRNSALKTKIEKAAVQSGEWVWNMPLTDYHVKDMKGVYADLSNISSGKGAGSATAAAFLEQFVGEGIPWAHFDIAGTGWAVGNRLPYAPKKGASGAMIRTFVEVAKQYV
- a CDS encoding phospholipase D family protein, whose translation is MKSRFYFAILFLAFLMCSCATLPKDVQRSPSSTLDPDPTTTLSKRVKEKLQGQHNLSGFHPLFSGEDAFVARIASIRAAERSLDMQYYIWNNDLTGNIMTAETMKAADRGVRVRILLDDLNLGQYEKALRIMSSHPNIQVRMVNPFANRSFQIFDITRLSEVNRRMHNKVFIADSEVAIVGGRNIGNEYFWASDGINFGDLDLWAIGPVVSGLSKEFDAYWNSEISYPISSLTASQTVSDGDLKEFREKLNDAYEKALDTPYTKGLRNDKLLADFAAGNIEKYWGDAHVLYDSPAKFKEEPKDQVDNLQSQLQPYMNGAKEEIMMISPYFVPGDQGVNKLSEKVKKGVHVTVLTNSLASSDVSSVFAGYKGYRKDLIRSGVELYELRPRFHKDLVKQKKSLGSSGSHAGLHGKTLVFDRKYIFVGSMNLDPRSVHINTEMGVVVESAEMAGKFSARFKENLPEIAYELSLDIDGDLQWTTFDDGQKNTFTSEPESSWWQRVKASFMSLFIPESYL
- the gshA gene encoding glutamate--cysteine ligase, whose translation is MAKLTLHKQTLANMQEICSWFKAKSNEFQHPIYSSYDIRDSGYKISNVDANIFPAGFNNICPTDKETSVSLMNKYIIEHYGEKIKKILLVTEEHTNNAFYWENVFTIKSLIEASSIEVKVAIPRELEQPMQITSSAGNEITVHSALMSGSLMKEFKPDLIISNNDFSEAYEEWAKTVTEFPMNPPRELGWYQRKKSTYFKYYNQLVEEFSAIAKIDPFLMTVETELFEHFDIGDENSRAALAARVDAMLAHLKTEYQKRGITQEPFVFVKNNAGTYGLAVIRVGSGAEVKEWSYKSRKKMKAAKGGRDVEEVIIQEGIPSIVESDGASAEPVIYMIGSELAGGFLRTHSEKSSTESLNSPGAVYKRLCVSDLAINTPGCPQENVYGWTAKLGLLAIAHEARELKAEFKGYK
- a CDS encoding ArsA-related P-loop ATPase; this encodes MSHDFLKNTKVLVCVGSGGVGKTTVAASVGVLAAKQGLKVLVLTIDPAKRLAQTLGIEGTNDLTKVPGQNFKGELWASVIDHKKTFDDFVERAAQKSEAVRRIFDNSLYKQLSTNLSGSQEFTSLEKLYSVYESGKFDLIILDTPPTKHALDFLKAPQKLSALFSEGVAKWFRDPEGKKSGILGHLIQAGTRQVLKVLETLTGSQFIRELGDFFINIEQWQGKLLQRTTEVQRMLVAPTTKFFLVTSFDQAKLKEAEYFSREIRKGGYNLDTVILNRVFPHWLDLRVGYEGGTAEQGLADLYMQMKTYYNHRDAIYRQFEKKMSIEARVLRIPDLVKDVSDLSGLEEISALITEEEKSK
- a CDS encoding ArsA-related P-loop ATPase → MKQEIHFVTGKGGVGKSVVAAALALKLSRQGKKVLLVELGDQSFFKDFFELADVTFHPQLIKPNLSLALWTGESCLREYAQYLVKVESLAKLFFDNAVMRAFINIAPGLPELAMLGKITSGPRKYGPPMPFDCVVVDAFATGHFKALMEAPAGMAQAVQIGPMGEQSRSIIRVLTDPEVSKYHIVSLPEELPLKESTELAEMLQKEFSVEPTLVMNKVLDVNIPRASLQNAESLTTSDLGLFAQYLEQQLDRQSQMMDQAKTKFKKILKVPLFFETNPWTLVEKAVEKLP